The genomic region GGAAATATCTATTTCGATATCCCCTGCAAATATAATCTTTTACCCGTAATTCTTTATTTGATTATTTGCGGTATGCAACGCTGTTCCACAGGAGTTCATTCTTGAACTGTCTGATTGTTGTATCCTTATCAATGTATACAGCTTCGATTCCCATGCATGCTGCCCAGTCACCCATCTGCTCTGCTGTTAAATCATAAGAGAATGCTGTGTGGTGAGCTCCTCCTGCCAGGATCCATGCTTCTGTTCCAACCTTTAAGTTCGGCTGTGGTGTCCAGAATGCTGTTGCTACTGGAAGTTTTGGCATTGGTTTCTCTGTCTTCTTGCAGTCTACATCGTTGATGATCAGACGGAATCTGTCACCAAGGTCGATCAGAGATGTTGCGATAGCCGGACCTGTCTTAGATGTGAATACAAGTCTTGCAGGATCTTCTCTGTTACCCATGCTAAGTGGCTGCTCTTTGATGCTGATCTTGCCATCTGCGATTGTCGGGCAAACTTCCAGCATGTGAGCTTCCAGAACGCCTTCTTTACCTGATACAAGGTTGTATGTGTAATCTTCCATGAATGAAGTTCCCTTAGCGTCCTTCATTCCCTGAGTCATGATCTTCATAACACGAACCATAGCAGCTGTCTTCCAGTCACCTTCTGCTCCGAATCCGTATCCTTTTTCCATCAGTCTCTGCATTGCAAGTCCTGGAAGCTGTTTCAGTCCGCCAAGATCTCCGAAGTGTGTTACAACTGCCTGATAGTTATTCTCATCCAGGAATCTTTCAAATCCAAGTTCGATTCCAGCCTGTACTGCTACATGCTCACGGAATTCTTTCTCATCTCTTCCTTCAAGAAGGATGTCATATTTGTCATAGTATTCTTCTACTAATGTGTCGATATCAGCCTGAGATACTGCATTAACAGCTTCTACAACTTCATTTACAGGATAAGCATCTACTTCCCATCCGAATTTGATCTGAGCTTCTACTTTGTCGCCTTCTGTTACGGCTACGTTTCTCATGTTGTCAGCTACACGCATAACTCTGACGTGGCTGCTTTCTACAACACCTACTGCTGTACGCATCCATGATCCAATCTGTTTCTGAACGTCTTCGTCTTCCCAGTATCCTGCAACAACTTTGCGTTCCATGTTCAGACGGCTGAAGATGTGTCCGTACTCTCTGTCACCATGTGCTGCCTGGTTCTCGTTCATGAAGTCCATGTCGATTGTGTCGTATGGGATTTCACGGTTGAACTGTGTATGTAAGTGAAGTAATGGTTTTCTGTATTCCTGTAATCCTAAGATCCATGATTTTGCAGGAGAGAATGTATGCATCCATGTGATAACACCGGCACAGTTCTCGTCTGTGTTAGCTTCGTTGAATGTCTTTCTGATTACTTCGTTTGTGATCATGGTTGGTTTCCATACTACTTCATATGGAAGGTTTCCTGATTTGTTCAATGCATCTACGATAATCTTTGAATGCTCTGCTACGTGTGCAAGACACTCATCTCCATAAAGATCCTGTGATCCTGTGCAGAACCAAAACTGATAATTCTTTGTTTTTAACATGTTTAATTACTCCTTTTCGCTCAAATTTTCTGTTTCATTTACAGCTTCATTATGTCTCTATTATAAAAATATGGACTTGTTTTCTCAATTTCTTAACTCTGCACTTTTGGGAAAATAGTTACCTATTCCGACCTCTGTTATGATATAATCTAAGGAGAATCCAAGGAGGTATTTTATATGAATTTATCCGATTTTTGCCGCCGGATCACAGGACCCGATACACGGCTTCTTCCGGAAAACCATAAATTAGGCGCAAGACTTGTCTGTCCGGAATATTCCAAATCCGTTCAGGAAGTCAAGACGTATCCGTTACTCGGTCAGGACCGCAGCTTCTTATTATGCTGGAACTTCGATTCTCCCGGTAACCTGTATGCAACGATGATGCCGTCTCCGGAGAATTTCTGCTATCATTATTCCTATTCGGAAGGGAAATATACGCAGCTTCACACGCATGATTATCTGGAACTTTCCTATGTTGTGGAAGGAGAATTTCACCAACGGATATTGAATAAAGATGTAGTCTTTCAGAAAGGTGATCTCTGCCTGATCGACAAAAACTGTCTGCACCAGGACTGCCTGACAGACCAGTCTGGGGTCGTACTTTTTATCGGAATTGCCAACGATATGTTTACGGAGATCATGAATGAGAACAGTACCCCGCAGAAGATTCTTTCCTTCCTGCAGTCTGCATTGTTAAAGCAAAAGGATGTCCAGCAATTTCTGCATTTCCGACCATCCGACGGGGCAAGCGAATCTCTGGACGACAGTCTTTTGTTGCTTTTGAAAGAATCTTATTCGCCGGACAGTGGTTCCAGATATATTACAAAAGGTCTGTTATTCCGGATCTTCCGGATCTTAAGTACACAGTATGATTTTTCTCTTTCCAAAGAGCAGAAGCAGACGATGAACTGGATCGTATTCGAAGAGATTTCGGACTATATCCGGGCACATTTCAGAGATATCACCATCCAGGATCTGGTGGATGAATTCCACTATCAGGAGGATTACTTCAACCGCCTGATCAAACGAAAGACCGGACTTACCTATTCCGCTTATGTCCAGCAGATCCGGCTGGAACGTGCGGAACATCTGCTTGTGTCGACTGACAAGAGTATCGAAGAGATTGCCGATTCGGTAGGATATCATAACAAGGGATATTTCTACAAATTATTTCAGGAAAAATACGAAGAGACACCTGCAAGTTACAGACGTCATACAAGATAACGCACGCAATACAAAAAGGATTCTGCAATGCAGAATCCTTTTTTGTACATAGATTTAATTTATATATATCATATTGAGGTTTGTCAGTTTTATGTATGATCTCTAATTCTTTTTCTTCATACTTCCGATGATTGACTGTAATACAATGAAGAAGCACAGTAATGCGGAAAGTGCGATACGTACCCACCAGCTGGAAAGTGTTCCCTGTGTGGTGATAAGACTTGAGATCGTTCCTTTGATCAATACACCAAAGACTGTACCAAATGGTGTTCCTACACCACCGCTTAACAGTGTACCACCGATAACGGAAGCTGAGATCGCATCCATTTCAAGACCTTTGGCCTGCTCTACGAATCCGGAACAGCTGTTTAAGCAGAAGAGGAATCCGCCGCATCCTGCAAGCAGTCCGTCCAGAACGACAATAAAGATCAGTATTGCGATGATAACAGTCGGATATATGTATGCCGGAATGAATTTTCCACGACGGCTGTATGATCCGATTGGGAGATAAATCTTATAATTAGCCCATGCAAGGAATGTCTTATTTTTGATAGAAATCATATCAGTACTGATGATTGATGTCATACCACGTCCAAAGAACATACCTGCAAGTGATACGATGAATGGCTGGATTTCAAGATAAGATACCAGGAATCCCTGAACGATACCAAAAAGGAGTCCGATCAGAAGTGCGATGGCAACTGCCAGAAATACAAGTCCTACCGCCGCGACAACTCTTGTCCAGTTTTTTCTTCCATTCCCTGTTTCACTCATAAAAAAAGTCCTCCTATAATATGTAAACAGCTAATGGCTATTATACACTAATTATAGAAGAACTTCTTCATTACTTATATAATTTTATTTACGAAAATAGTTCGTTTTTTTGCGATTCTAAATATCCCCGCGTCTGTTTCTGGACGCTTTCAGTCGTGTCATGGCACGGGCCATAGAAGCCTGTGACAGATAATACTCCTGAATGCTCTGCTTCTGACGAAGCTGTTCTTCGGCACGTTCCTTTGCTTCCTCTGCACGCTTCACATCGATGTCTTCCGGACGCTCTGCCGTATTAACCAGTACAGAAGCACGGTTATTCACGATCTCTGCAAATCCCTTGGATACAACCGCTGTTACCCACTCACCATCAGGCTTGCGGAAACGCAGTTCTCCGATCTCCACTGCGATGACCATGTTCTCATGATGAGCCAGAATACCTTTCTCCCCGTCGATCGTCGGGATGACCAGATATTCACATTTACCATCGTAGAAGACCTTATCCGTAGATATAATTTTCAATGAAAATGTGCTCATACTAAGCCACTCCTTCTGCCTTCGCCTTAGCGATCACGTCTTCGATCGTACCTACATTGAAGAATGCATTTTCCGGATATTCATCCATCTCACCGTCGATGATCGCTTTGAATCCACGAACAGTTTCTTTCAGTGGAACATATTTTCCAGGAACACCGGTAAATGTCTCAGCTACTGAGAATGGCTGTGACAGGAATTTCTGGATCTTTCTTGCACGGGCTACTGTCATCTTATCCTCTTCGGATAATTCTTCCATACCGAGGATTGCGATGATGTCCTGTAACTCTTTGTACTTCTGCAGGATCTCCTGTACCTTACGTGCTACCTGGTAGTGCTCCTCACCTACAACTGCAGGCTCCAGGATACGGGATGTAGAATCCAGTGGATCTACGGCTGGGTAGATACCCTGCTCAACGATCTTTCTGGAAAGTACGGTTGTCGCATCCAGATGTGAGAATGTTGTTGCAGGAGCCGGGTCAGTTAAGTCATCGGCTGGTACATATACGGCCTGAACTGATGTTACAGATCCGTTCTTTGTAGAAGCGATACGTTCCTGAAGGGCACCCATTTCATTTGCCAGTGTCGGCTGATAACCTACGGCTGACGGCATACGTCCGAGAAGTGCGGATACTTCGGAACCTGCCTGTACGAAACGGAAGATATTGTCGATGAAGAGAAGCACGTTCTGATGCTCTACATCACGGAAATATTCTGCCATTGTAAGTCCTGTCTCAGCGACACGCATACGAGATCCAGGCGGCTCATTCATCTGTCCGAATACCAAGGCTGTCTTATCAAGTACGCCTGATTCTCTCATTTCTGTCCATAAGTCATTACCTTCACGGGAACGCTCTCCGACACCGGTGAAGATGGAATATCCACCATGCTCTGTTGCGATGTTATGGATCAGTTCCTGGATCAGTACGGTCTTACCTACACCGGCACCACCGAACAGACCGATCTTACCACCTTTTGCGTAAGGTGTCAGAAGGTCGATGACCTTGATTCCTGTCTCTAATACTTCGACAGCAGGGCTCTGCTCTTCAAAGCTTGGTGCTTTTCTGTGGATAACCCATTCTTCGCTGTCTTTAATTGGTTCTCCGTTATCGATTGTCTCTCCAAGTACATTGAACAGACGTCCCAGAGTCTTCTCACCTACCGGCACTTTGATACCAGCTCCGGTAGCGGTAACTTCCATTCCCTTCTGCAGACCTTCACTGGAAGCCAGCATGATACAACGTGCAATGTTGTTACCTACATGCTGGGCTACTTCCATGACGCAGCGTTTTCCGCCATTGTCTACTTCCAGAGCATCTTTGATAAATGGAAGTTCTTCTCTACTATTAAATTCTACGTCTACGACAGGTCCCATGACCTGTACGATTCTTCCTTTTGTCATATTACTGCTGCCCACTTTCTTTTTTATTATTTCGTGGTTATTATTTGTTCTGTATACAGTTCCGCCATTTGCGAACTTTGTATCTTACTTCCGTTTCTGCGCATTGGCTCCGCCGATGATCTCTGTCAATTCCTGTGTGATGTCTGCCTGACGGACACGGTTATAAGTAATATTTAATTCATTCAGCATATCTGTTGCACTGTCTGTTGCATTCTGCATTGCCTGCATTCTGGCATTATGCTCACTGCAGTAGGCCTCTACCAGGCATCCATATACGATACCGTTGATGTAGTTCGGAACAATGTTCGCCATCACACTGTGTGTAGATGGCCAGAACACCATATCTTCCTGATACAGTCCGGTTCCGACAAGAGCCGGCATATCTTCCGGAAGGAAGGTTGTCTTCTTCATAGGAAGAAGCTTCTGTTCCTCCGTCTCTGCTGTCATTGCATTGATCATACGTGTATATACGATGTGGATCTCGTCCAGATCTCCATTTCTGAACTGCTCTACCATCTCCGAAGAAATGATTCTCGATCTGTGTAATGTCGGATTCTGAACGGTGTAACGGAACTGAGTATCCATCTCAATTCCTTCCCTCTTGGCAAAGTACTGTCTTCCAGCTTCTCCAAGTACGAATAATTTGTGTTTTCCCGGTTTTTTTAACAGTTCTTCCGTTGCCTTGATCACGTTATGATTATATGCTCCTGCAAGTCCTTTATCTGCGGTGACAACGATATAGCCAATCTTTCTTTCCTCAGCCGGGATACTCTCACGGCCATCAAAGAACTGGCTGTGCATATCCGGCACATGCCGCAAAATTCTGGCGATCTCTGCCTGCATGGCATAGAAGAAAGGTTCTGTGTCAGCAAGCTTTTTCTTGGCCTGTTTCATCTTCGAAGAAGAGATCAGATACATGGCATTTGTTATCTTTCTCGTCTCTTCGATGCTGGCCATTCTTTCCTTAATCTCTTTTGCATTTGCCATAGCTACACCCGCTTATCTTCTTTCCTTGAATTCCTTTGCTGCTGCAAGAATCTGCTCTTTCAGTTCATCATCCAGAACTTTCTTCTCATCGATCGCTTTGCCGATTTCTTTATGTTCTCTGTCGAAGAATGCAAGCATATCCATCTGGAATTCTTTGATCTTCTTTGTGTCAATATCAAGCATCAGTTTATTAGTAGCGACACAAAGTGTGATAACCTGCTCATGAAGACTTAACGGACGTCCCAGAGGCTGTTTCAAAAGTTCTGTCAGACAACTTCCGTATTTCAGCTGATTCTTTGTTGCCTCGTCAAGGTCTGAACTGAACTGGGTAAATGATTCCATCTCTCGTGCCTGTGCCAGGTCGATACGAACACTACCACTGGCTTTCTTCATAGCCTTTGTCTGTGCAGCTCCACCTACACGGGATACAGAAAGACCAACGTTAACGGCCGGACGCATACCGGCATTGAACAGGTCACTCTCCAGGAAGATCTGTCCGTCTGTGATGGAGATAACGTTGGTAGGAATGTATGCAGATACATCTCCTGCCTGTGTCTCAATGATCGGAAGTGCTGTGATAGAACCACCGCCTGCTTCCTCGCTTAATCGGCTGCTTCGTTCAAGCAGTCTTGAATGTAAGTAGAATACATCACCAGGATAAGCTTCTCGTCCAGGTGAACGTCCAAGTAACAGAGAAATGGCACGGTAAGCTACCGCATGTTTGGAAAGATCATCATATACGATCAATACATCTTTTCCCTGATACATGAAATACTCTGCAAGTGCTGTTGCTGAATAAGGTACGATATACTGAAGCGGTGCACACTCACTGGCTGTTGAGCAGAATACCGTGGTGTAATCCAGTGCATCATGTGCTTTTAAGTCATTTACAAGTCTTGCTACGGTTGATGCTTTCTGTCCGATGGCTACATAGATACAGATGACATCTTTTCCCTTCTGGTTGATGATCGTATCGGTTGCAATGGATGTCTTACCTGTCTGTCTGTCACCGATGATCAACTCTCTCTGTCCACGTCCGATTGGGAACATGGAATCGATTGAAAGGATACCTGTCTCAAGCGGAACGCTTACCGACTTACGGTCAACGATTCCCGGTGCCTCATTCTCTACCGGACGATATCCGTCGGCTTTGATCTCACCTTTTCCGTCGATTGGTGCTCCAAGAGCATCTACGATTCTTCCGATATAGCCTTCACCTACCGGAATACCTGCTTTTTTACCTGTACGGCACACTTTTGTGCCCTGTTTGATCTCTGAATCATCTCCGAACAGGATACAGCTGATCTCATTTTCCTTGATATCCTGTACCATACCCTTAAGACCAGTCTCCAATGTGACGATCTCGCCATACATTGCGTGGTCGATTCCGTATACGGAGGCGATTCCATCACCAACAGAGATAACGGTACCAACTTCCTGATCTCTGCTTATTACATCATAATTCTTTATCTCTTCTTTTAATATAGAGATAATTTCATCTGAGCTGATTGCACTCAATTCCTTCACCTCCATGTTAATTCGTTAATTTCCGCTCTAAGCGGTTCAGACGGCCCTGCACACTGTAGTCATATTCTTTTCCGTCAACCTGCAGGATGAATCCGCCGATCAGTGCCTTGTCTTCTGCCATAACCCATTTGATGTCTCCGGCACCGTATTTCTTCTTGATAAAGTCACCCATCTGTTTCTTTTGTTCTTCACTTGGAAGCGCTGTATAACGAAGATAGACTGTCTTAACTCCTGCTGCCTGATTCTGTAATTCTTCGTATGCCGCAAAGATCTGTTCTGCGATCGTCATCTTTTCATGATCGCAGACAACCTTCAGAAATGTTCTCATTTCTTCTGAAAATACTTTATCAATGATATTGTGTTTTGTCTCTTTTGTGATCACTGGATTAACCAGTGCTGCTTTCAATTCCTGTGATTTTTCGAAAATATTCCCTGCCTCCAGGACAGCTTCTTTCGAAATACCAAGTTCATTCAGAACTTTCGCATACCGGAGGGCTGCCACCTGGCAGAATACCGGCTCTGCTTCTTTTCTATTCTTCGCTGTCATGGGAATCACCTGCATCTTTCAAAAACTGGTCATATGCATTCACGCCGCTTATGTTGTCAGCATTCTCAAGTAATATCTTCTTCGCAGCATCCATTGCCAGCCCTGCAACCTGTGCCTTCATATCATCAAAGGCCTGTTCTCTTTCCTGATTCAGGCTTTCTCTTGCTGTCTTCATAACCTTGTCTGCCTTTTCGTTAGCCTCGTTCAGGATCTGGTTGTATTCCTGTTTTGCATCCAGTTTCGCCTGTTCGATCATCTTTGTGGATTCTTCTTTTGCTCCATTCAGTGCATCTTCATACTGTTTCTTCAGAGCATGGGCTTTGTCCTGCTCTTCATTCGCGTGGCTGATTCCGTCTGCAATCATCTTTTCCCGCTTTTCCATAATGTCCATGACCGGGCGAAACAGGAATTTTCTGAGAATCAGATACAGAACGATCAGGTTGATGATCGTCAGTACCAGATTAAAATCTATTCTCAGCATATATCTCTACCTGCCTTTCCCTTCTTTTAATCTGTTATCGTCAGCAAACATTATTTCAAAAGA from Dorea longicatena harbors:
- the araA gene encoding L-arabinose isomerase produces the protein MLKTKNYQFWFCTGSQDLYGDECLAHVAEHSKIIVDALNKSGNLPYEVVWKPTMITNEVIRKTFNEANTDENCAGVITWMHTFSPAKSWILGLQEYRKPLLHLHTQFNREIPYDTIDMDFMNENQAAHGDREYGHIFSRLNMERKVVAGYWEDEDVQKQIGSWMRTAVGVVESSHVRVMRVADNMRNVAVTEGDKVEAQIKFGWEVDAYPVNEVVEAVNAVSQADIDTLVEEYYDKYDILLEGRDEKEFREHVAVQAGIELGFERFLDENNYQAVVTHFGDLGGLKQLPGLAMQRLMEKGYGFGAEGDWKTAAMVRVMKIMTQGMKDAKGTSFMEDYTYNLVSGKEGVLEAHMLEVCPTIADGKISIKEQPLSMGNREDPARLVFTSKTGPAIATSLIDLGDRFRLIINDVDCKKTEKPMPKLPVATAFWTPQPNLKVGTEAWILAGGAHHTAFSYDLTAEQMGDWAACMGIEAVYIDKDTTIRQFKNELLWNSVAYRK
- a CDS encoding AraC family transcriptional regulator yields the protein MNLSDFCRRITGPDTRLLPENHKLGARLVCPEYSKSVQEVKTYPLLGQDRSFLLCWNFDSPGNLYATMMPSPENFCYHYSYSEGKYTQLHTHDYLELSYVVEGEFHQRILNKDVVFQKGDLCLIDKNCLHQDCLTDQSGVVLFIGIANDMFTEIMNENSTPQKILSFLQSALLKQKDVQQFLHFRPSDGASESLDDSLLLLLKESYSPDSGSRYITKGLLFRIFRILSTQYDFSLSKEQKQTMNWIVFEEISDYIRAHFRDITIQDLVDEFHYQEDYFNRLIKRKTGLTYSAYVQQIRLERAEHLLVSTDKSIEEIADSVGYHNKGYFYKLFQEKYEETPASYRRHTR
- the atpC gene encoding ATP synthase F1 subunit epsilon, which codes for MSTFSLKIISTDKVFYDGKCEYLVIPTIDGEKGILAHHENMVIAVEIGELRFRKPDGEWVTAVVSKGFAEIVNNRASVLVNTAERPEDIDVKRAEEAKERAEEQLRQKQSIQEYYLSQASMARAMTRLKASRNRRGDI
- the atpD gene encoding F0F1 ATP synthase subunit beta, which encodes MTKGRIVQVMGPVVDVEFNSREELPFIKDALEVDNGGKRCVMEVAQHVGNNIARCIMLASSEGLQKGMEVTATGAGIKVPVGEKTLGRLFNVLGETIDNGEPIKDSEEWVIHRKAPSFEEQSPAVEVLETGIKVIDLLTPYAKGGKIGLFGGAGVGKTVLIQELIHNIATEHGGYSIFTGVGERSREGNDLWTEMRESGVLDKTALVFGQMNEPPGSRMRVAETGLTMAEYFRDVEHQNVLLFIDNIFRFVQAGSEVSALLGRMPSAVGYQPTLANEMGALQERIASTKNGSVTSVQAVYVPADDLTDPAPATTFSHLDATTVLSRKIVEQGIYPAVDPLDSTSRILEPAVVGEEHYQVARKVQEILQKYKELQDIIAILGMEELSEEDKMTVARARKIQKFLSQPFSVAETFTGVPGKYVPLKETVRGFKAIIDGEMDEYPENAFFNVGTIEDVIAKAKAEGVA
- the atpG gene encoding ATP synthase F1 subunit gamma, coding for MANAKEIKERMASIEETRKITNAMYLISSSKMKQAKKKLADTEPFFYAMQAEIARILRHVPDMHSQFFDGRESIPAEERKIGYIVVTADKGLAGAYNHNVIKATEELLKKPGKHKLFVLGEAGRQYFAKREGIEMDTQFRYTVQNPTLHRSRIISSEMVEQFRNGDLDEIHIVYTRMINAMTAETEEQKLLPMKKTTFLPEDMPALVGTGLYQEDMVFWPSTHSVMANIVPNYINGIVYGCLVEAYCSEHNARMQAMQNATDSATDMLNELNITYNRVRQADITQELTEIIGGANAQKRK
- the atpA gene encoding F0F1 ATP synthase subunit alpha — its product is MEVKELSAISSDEIISILKEEIKNYDVISRDQEVGTVISVGDGIASVYGIDHAMYGEIVTLETGLKGMVQDIKENEISCILFGDDSEIKQGTKVCRTGKKAGIPVGEGYIGRIVDALGAPIDGKGEIKADGYRPVENEAPGIVDRKSVSVPLETGILSIDSMFPIGRGQRELIIGDRQTGKTSIATDTIINQKGKDVICIYVAIGQKASTVARLVNDLKAHDALDYTTVFCSTASECAPLQYIVPYSATALAEYFMYQGKDVLIVYDDLSKHAVAYRAISLLLGRSPGREAYPGDVFYLHSRLLERSSRLSEEAGGGSITALPIIETQAGDVSAYIPTNVISITDGQIFLESDLFNAGMRPAVNVGLSVSRVGGAAQTKAMKKASGSVRIDLAQAREMESFTQFSSDLDEATKNQLKYGSCLTELLKQPLGRPLSLHEQVITLCVATNKLMLDIDTKKIKEFQMDMLAFFDREHKEIGKAIDEKKVLDDELKEQILAAAKEFKERR
- the atpH gene encoding ATP synthase F1 subunit delta; this translates as MTAKNRKEAEPVFCQVAALRYAKVLNELGISKEAVLEAGNIFEKSQELKAALVNPVITKETKHNIIDKVFSEEMRTFLKVVCDHEKMTIAEQIFAAYEELQNQAAGVKTVYLRYTALPSEEQKKQMGDFIKKKYGAGDIKWVMAEDKALIGGFILQVDGKEYDYSVQGRLNRLERKLTN
- the atpF gene encoding F0F1 ATP synthase subunit B; this translates as MLRIDFNLVLTIINLIVLYLILRKFLFRPVMDIMEKREKMIADGISHANEEQDKAHALKKQYEDALNGAKEESTKMIEQAKLDAKQEYNQILNEANEKADKVMKTARESLNQEREQAFDDMKAQVAGLAMDAAKKILLENADNISGVNAYDQFLKDAGDSHDSEE